The Triticum aestivum cultivar Chinese Spring chromosome 5A, IWGSC CS RefSeq v2.1, whole genome shotgun sequence genomic sequence CATGCTTTTTTGGTCAAAAGTACAGTTAAACTGCTGTTCCCAAAAGGCATCGTGATAATTGGATAATGCAGAAACTTGGACAAGTAACTAGGGCTGTGCCGGTAAAGTATTAACTTGATGGGgtatcatggaggagacaagacaAGTAGGCATACGCTGGTAAAGCAAAGAGTAGTTACCTAGGGCATTGTTGAGATGCCCAGATATGCTACTGTGCATATAGGCTTCAGTCATGCAGCGGTTTCTTGTTGCGCCATCAAAGTTGGACACTCCTCgcagcaccttgttcttcatgtcaACAGCAATCACCCATGCCTCAGAGCCCTGGAGGTGGTCGACCTTGGTCATGAAGTAGGCAATGTGATCCTCGAGCAAGCTGAGGGTAGGATGACCAATGTGGATCCTTTCCAAGGTGGGCTGAGGGATGCCTTTGTCATCCAGCAGCTTCG encodes the following:
- the LOC123107092 gene encoding uncharacterized protein, producing the protein MYRAQRYRGRDISFDNHTVGLDLLPKLLDDKGIPQPTLERIHIGHPTLSLLEDHIAYFMTKVDHLQGSEAWVIAVDMKNKVLRGVSNFDGATRNRCMTEAYMHSSISGHLNNALGTRVHLKRPGIQMPEWCTKKVHLMGHVGAELIGGCSSQTADDYGEDTKNLDQNS